The Streptomyces sp. NBC_00576 genome contains the following window.
GTTGCGGGCGGCCGGCTTCGAACATCAGGATTTTTCCGCTGCTCTAGTTTGGAGCGTTTTGGGCATGACCACTGCACAGCACAAGATCGGCTCCGGTTTCGACGCCACAAGCACCGCCGACGACGTCCTCCAGGGCATCGACCTGAGCGGGAAGCTCGCGATCGTCACCGGTGGCTACTCGGGCATCGGCCTGGAGACCACCCGTGCGCTCACCCGGGCCGGCGCCCGCGTCGTCGTCCCTGCGCGTCGGCCGGTGGATGCGCGGGAGGCATTGGACGGGGTTCCCGGCGTCGAGGTGGACGAGCTGGACCTCGGTGACCTGGAAAGCGTGCGCGGCTTCGTCGAGCGGTTTCTCGCTTCCGGCAGGGCCGTCGATGTCGTCATCGACAGCGCCGGGATCATGGCATGTCCCGAAACGAGGGTCGGGCCCGGCTGGGAGGCGCAGTTCGCGATCAACCACCTCGGCCACTTCGCCCTCGTCAACGGTCTGTGGCCGGCTCTCGAAACCGGCGGCGCACGTGTCGTCTCCGTGTCCTCCGGCGGTCACCACATGTCCGGCATCCGCTGGGACGACATCCATGGGAAGCACGGCTACGACAAGTGGCAGGCGTACGGGCAGGCCAAGACCGCGAACGCGCTCTTCGCCGTGCACCTCGACAGGCTCGCCAGGGACTCCGGCGTCCGCGCCTTCGCCCTCCATCCCGGCGTCATCATCACGCCGCTCCTGCGGCACGTGGCTGAAGAGGAGAAGGTGGAGTTCGGCTGGTTCGACGAGGACGGCAACCTGCGGAACCCCGGGTTCTTCAAGAACCCGCAGCAGGGCGCGGCCACGCAGGTCTGGGCGGCGACGTCACCCCAGCTCGTCGGCCTGGGCGGCCTCTACCTCGAGGACTGCGATGTCGCCGAGCCCGCTCCCGCGGACGGTGAGATGCGCGGTGTGAAGGACTGGGCGATCGACCCCGAACAGGCAGTGCGCCTTTGGGAGTTGTCGGCGCAACTGACGGGGGTGAACGCGTTCACCGCGTAGCGTGTGTCAGGAGCGGGGCCCCCCGGACGCTCCCCGCTCCTGACTCCCCGACATTGGGTGAGCAGCGCCGGCCCGCATGATCGTGGCCACCGGCGCCATGGGCGGCGCCGGTACCAGTGTGGTGCGGCTCCTCGCGAAGGATCCGGCTGGTGGTCCGGCTCTGACCGATTCGGCGCGATTGCGGCCGGACGTCGTTCGACGTCCGGCCGCAACAGTGAGGTGACGCTGAGGGCCGCCGCCCCTGTGCCCGTACTTGACTCCGTTCAGAACGTCAGGACCAGTCGGCCCCGCACGCCGCCCGCGGCGAGGAGCCGGTGCGCCTCGGCGGCCTGTTCCGCCGGGAACGACTTGGCGACCCGGAGTGTGATGAGGTCGTCCTCCACCTGCTGCCGGAGCCGGTCGAGCTTGGTGCGCTCCCGGGCGTATCGGAACACGACGATCGGCTCGTAGGCGATGTCTCGTTCGCCGGGGCCGTCGTAGCCGCGCAGGGTCACCACCCGGCCGCCGTCGCGGACCGCCCGAGCGGTGAGAGCGCCGAGCGACGCGCCGTCGAGCAGTCCGTCGACGCCCTCCGGGATCTCTGCGCGTACTCGGTCCGGGTACTCGGCGCCGCGGCGGAGTACGACGTCGGCACCGAGTTCCTTGATCAGGGCCTCGTCCTGTTCCGAGGCGTCGGCCACCACCCGCAGCCCGTCCGCCTTGGCCAGCTGAACGGCGTAGCCGCCGACCGCGCCGGCCGCTCCGGTGATCGCGACGGTCTGTCCAGGCTCCAGGCCGAGCGTGTCCAGGGCCAGGCGCGCGGTCAGGCCGTTCATCGGCAGCGACGCGGCCTGTACGTCGCTCGCGCCGTGGGGAGCGCGGACGACCGACTCCG
Protein-coding sequences here:
- a CDS encoding NADP-dependent oxidoreductase, which encodes MKAVGFTEFGGPDVLQVLELPAPDAGPGEVRIRVHAATVNAIDALQRSGPARSPDAQPPFVPGMEASGVVDQIGAGTDTDLSVGDRVMAIVLADGSRGAYAEQVVVPAESVVRAPHGASDVQAASLPMNGLTARLALDTLGLEPGQTVAITGAAGAVGGYAVQLAKADGLRVVADASEQDEALIKELGADVVLRRGAEYPDRVRAEIPEGVDGLLDGASLGALTARAVRDGGRVVTLRGYDGPGERDIAYEPIVVFRYARERTKLDRLRQQVEDDLITLRVAKSFPAEQAAEAHRLLAAGGVRGRLVLTF
- a CDS encoding SDR family NAD(P)-dependent oxidoreductase, with amino-acid sequence MTTAQHKIGSGFDATSTADDVLQGIDLSGKLAIVTGGYSGIGLETTRALTRAGARVVVPARRPVDAREALDGVPGVEVDELDLGDLESVRGFVERFLASGRAVDVVIDSAGIMACPETRVGPGWEAQFAINHLGHFALVNGLWPALETGGARVVSVSSGGHHMSGIRWDDIHGKHGYDKWQAYGQAKTANALFAVHLDRLARDSGVRAFALHPGVIITPLLRHVAEEEKVEFGWFDEDGNLRNPGFFKNPQQGAATQVWAATSPQLVGLGGLYLEDCDVAEPAPADGEMRGVKDWAIDPEQAVRLWELSAQLTGVNAFTA